The window CAGGAACCCAGCGGTATCATTCCGTCGGCCAGTGAAAAGTCTTTTCGCTCGAGATGTTTGATATACCGCATCAGGGAGGTTTCAGAACGGTATTTGGTAAACAGTTCATGCTCCATAAAGGGAGTGGTCCGCAGGAAACGCGGGTCAAAGGAAACCTCCTCCCTGAGTTCCCGTATGCGGTTGATTTTTTTGCCGGCAGCTGTACCAAAGATCTCGAGAATTTCATTCACATCCTCTACGGTGGTTGTCTCATCAAGGCTCAGCAGAATTTCCTTTGCCGCGGGGTAGAAGAAATTCATTTTCCGTTCAAGGGCCAGATTCCGGATTTTTTCGGTATAGGTTTCATCAGGCAGAACGATATGCAGGGTATCAAAGAAATGGTCGGGCTTCACAGTAAAGCCGGTATGAACAAGCTCTTTTTTTAAAGCTGTGGCGAGGCTGTGTATGCGCAGGGCGATTTTCCTGAGCCCTTTCTGTCCGTGGTAAACGGCATACATGCCGGCCATGCTGGCCAGAAGAGCCTGGGCTGTGCATATATTGGACGTAGCCCGTTCCCTTTTTATATGTTGTTCACGCGTTTGCAGTGCCATGCGCAGGGCTCTGTTCCCCAAACGGTCAACTGAAACGCCGATGATGCGACCCGGGATGTTGCGTTTGAATTTTTCGCGTGTGGCAAAATAGGCGGCATGCGGACCTCCGTATCCCATAGGGATACCAAAACGTTGTGTGGAACCCACGGCCACATCGGCTCCCCACTCTCCCGGAGGAACCAGAATGGCCAGGGAGAGAATATCGGACGCCACACCCACAAATACTTCAGCCTGATGAGCTTTTTCAACCAGGGGCTTGTAATCCCTGATCTCGCCATTGGCTGAAGGATACTGTACCATCACGCCAAACACCTTATCGGAAAACTCGAATTCAGCGGCCGGCATAATGCGCAGGTCAATGCCCAGAGGTACGGCTCTGGTATGCATTACATCCAGGGTTTGCCGGAACATGTTTTCGTCGGCCAGAAAAACATTGGCTCCTCTTTTCACCGCTTCCCGAGAACGCAGGTTGTACATCATGATCATGGCCTCAGCGGCCGCTGTTCCTTCATCCAGAAGGGAGGCATTGGCGATCTCCAGACCGGTCAGCTCGCTCACTACCGTCTGAAAGTTCAGCAAGGCTTCAAGACGGCCCTGCGAAATTTCGGCCTGATAAGGAGTATAGGAAGTGTACCAGGCAGGATTTTCCAGCATATTCCGCTGAATAACAGCCGGCATGAAGGTATCATAATAGCCCTGTCCGATATAGCTTCTGAAAATCTGGTTCTTCGATGCAATTTCGCGAAGCCGTTCGAGGTATTCAGCTTCGCTCATTCCTTTACCGGTATCAGGTTTTTTCGACAACCGTATCGAGGGGGGAATAGTTTTGTCGATTAATTCATCAAGGGAAGACACACCGATTTTTTCGAGCATGCGCGGAAGGTCTTCCTTTCCCGGGCCAATATGACGTTCGCTAAAAGAATATGATGACATAAGGGTTATTTTTTGTGTGCCGCAAAAGTAGAACTTTCCTTTCGTTTAATTGCTGTTGAAGGATATGTTTCATAACCAGTCGAACGGAAGCGCCGTTTACCCCTGCAGAAATCCTATATATCAGCCGGTTGATGAACAGCGCCAGACAGCTGATATATAATTATTTACAAATAGGGATTCCCGGCTTTTTCTTCTCCTATAGTAGTAGAAGGCCCATGACCGGGCCACACTACTGTACTCTCCGGCAAAACAAGCAATTTCCGTCGGATTCCATCCACCAGAAGCTGATGGTCGCCTCCCGGAAGGTCGCTTCGTCCGATACTGCCGCTGAAAAGAATATCCCCCGGGAAAAGAACCTGTCCGGCCCGGCTGTACAAAGCAATTCCCCCGGGCGAATGACCGGGCACATGAAGTACCTCGAGGCACTCCTCCCCGCACCTCAGCACCTCTCCTTCATCCAGCATCCTTTCTGGATCAGGCATGGAACTGATTGTGAGCCCAAAAATCTGTGCATAGGCAACAGCCTGCCGGTAGAGGAAACCATCTGCCGGATGTATCCATACCGGCACATGCCATTCGTTTACACAGAAAGGCACACCAAGAATATGGTCAATATGGCCATGGGTAAGAACAACTGCCAAAGGATGCAGATGGTTGTCGACCACATACTCCCTGAGCTTTTTTTGTTCATCCGGTGTACTGCATCCGGGATCAATAATGAATGCTTCTCCTGAAGCATCATGTACTACAAAGGTGTTTTCCTGGAAAGAATTGAAAACGAAAGATTTGATTTTCATAGATTTACATTCTGCCAACGCAATTATATTTATGGTGTTTCTGTCGCCTTCCCGGCTGGTCAGCTTACCCTACCGGGCAACATAGGAACAAACGAAAAGGTTCCGTGTTCGGTAATCCGGATATCTTCATCCGTAAATTTTTCTATCAGTGTCATGGTCTGGAGTTTGTCGTTTCCCACAGGGACCACCATGCGACCGCCCGGTTTAAGCTGGAGAACCAGGTTCTGCGGTATTTTATCGGCAGCAGCCGTTACCAGAATCCGGTCAAAAGGGGCATAAGCCGGCAATCCTTCGTAGCCGTCGCCAAAAAAGAAGTAGGCCTTGTAACCAAGCAGAGGCAGAAAAGACTGGGTTTTCAGAAACAGTTCCCTCTGGCGCTCAATGGTGTACACGATGGCACCCAGTTCCAGAAGCACGGCGGTCTGGTACCCTGACCCTGTGCCTACTTCAAGCACTTTCTGAAAGCGTTCTACCTCCAGAAGCTGGGTCTGAAAAGCAACCGTATAGGGCTGGGAGATTGTCTGGCCGGCACCTATGGGAAATGCCTTGTCGGCATATGAAAACCTGATGAAACTGCTTTCCATGAAAAGATGCCGGGGAACAGTACCGATAGCTTTCAGTACCGCCTCATCCGTAATTCCCTTTCCTCGTAAATGCTGCACCAGCTTGTTGCGCAGGCCTTTATGCCTGAAGTCATCCCGAATTTCCATGTCTTCAAATTTGCAACATTTTTTGGATTGCTCACCGAAACAGAATCAACAATGGCATGTATGAGCCATCAGCATTGAATATTTCTTAATAATTTCTGCCAGCCTGTTGATAAGTTGATAAAATCGCCCGTAAAACCAACAAATTCGTTTGATATGTTTGGGATGTCGATTCGCATACACATGATCAGGGCAGGTATTTACGGTGCTTCGGCAGCAACCAGGAAGCACATTGAGCAGTTGCTCAGCGATTCCCGGTTTACCATCACGGGGATTTCAGGAATTCCGGAAGAAAATGCAGCGGCTCTGGCGGGTGACTACGACCTGCCGTTTTTTGCTGACGAAGCCCGGCTGGTTGAACAGTCTGATCTGATTGACATAACCTGTTGCAATGCATCAGCCCTTCAGCTGGCGTTGTTTGCCGTGCGGAATTTCAGGTATGTTTTTCTGGACGGAACCATTGACTGGAATCCGGAAGACATACGCGCTCTTCTTAAGCTTGCGCGTGAAGCCGGGGTACGGGTTGGGGTAAGGCATCTGAAACGACAGAGAAAAGTTTTTCAGAATGCAAAAAAATATATTCGCCAGCCCCAGCTGATCGAAATGCAGGTTTCGGTTCAGGATTCGCCTTCCTGCGAGGTTCCGCTATACAACGTTCTTTTCCAGAGTGTTGATCTTCTGGCACTGCTCAATCCCTCTCACGTTAAAAAAATGTTTGCCAAGGCAGTATCCATGGGCGATGGTTCGGTTGGTGCCGTGGATGCGACCGTTCAT of the Bacteroidales bacterium genome contains:
- the gcvP gene encoding aminomethyl-transferring glycine dehydrogenase; the protein is MSSYSFSERHIGPGKEDLPRMLEKIGVSSLDELIDKTIPPSIRLSKKPDTGKGMSEAEYLERLREIASKNQIFRSYIGQGYYDTFMPAVIQRNMLENPAWYTSYTPYQAEISQGRLEALLNFQTVVSELTGLEIANASLLDEGTAAAEAMIMMYNLRSREAVKRGANVFLADENMFRQTLDVMHTRAVPLGIDLRIMPAAEFEFSDKVFGVMVQYPSANGEIRDYKPLVEKAHQAEVFVGVASDILSLAILVPPGEWGADVAVGSTQRFGIPMGYGGPHAAYFATREKFKRNIPGRIIGVSVDRLGNRALRMALQTREQHIKRERATSNICTAQALLASMAGMYAVYHGQKGLRKIALRIHSLATALKKELVHTGFTVKPDHFFDTLHIVLPDETYTEKIRNLALERKMNFFYPAAKEILLSLDETTTVEDVNEILEIFGTAAGKKINRIRELREEVSFDPRFLRTTPFMEHELFTKYRSETSLMRYIKHLERKDFSLADGMIPLGSCTMKLNAAVEMLPLSWPELGRIHPFAPLSQTEGYQQIFHELGKDLLAITGFSGITFQPNSGAAGEYTGLLIIRKYHETRGEGHRKVVLIPSSAHGTNPASAAMAGMEVVVVQCDEQGNVDVNDLRSKAEQHRQNLAGFMITYPSTHGVFESRIKEMNEIVHQNGGLVYMDGANMNAQVGLTSPAAIGADLCHLNLHKTFAIPHGGGGPGVGPVAVADHLVEFLPGHSIVPAGGKNGITPVSSAPYGNANVAVISHAYCRMMGTDGLTDATRYAILNANYLAACLNKYFPVLYKGEHGFVGHEMILDLRQFKHETGITELDIAKRLLDYGFHSPTVSFPVHGTLMVEPTESEPLEELDRLVEAMVAVWHELDEIRKNPALQNDNLLKNAPHTAEECTSDTWNHPYSRVQAAYPVASLKTNKFWPSVARVDDAYGDRNLVCTCLPVSAYEGKA
- a CDS encoding MBL fold metallo-hydrolase; its protein translation is MKIKSFVFNSFQENTFVVHDASGEAFIIDPGCSTPDEQKKLREYVVDNHLHPLAVVLTHGHIDHILGVPFCVNEWHVPVWIHPADGFLYRQAVAYAQIFGLTISSMPDPERMLDEGEVLRCGEECLEVLHVPGHSPGGIALYSRAGQVLFPGDILFSGSIGRSDLPGGDHQLLVDGIRRKLLVLPESTVVWPGHGPSTTIGEEKAGNPYL
- a CDS encoding protein-L-isoaspartate(D-aspartate) O-methyltransferase, with the protein product MRDDFRHKGLRNKLVQHLRGKGITDEAVLKAIGTVPRHLFMESSFIRFSYADKAFPIGAGQTISQPYTVAFQTQLLEVERFQKVLEVGTGSGYQTAVLLELGAIVYTIERQRELFLKTQSFLPLLGYKAYFFFGDGYEGLPAYAPFDRILVTAAADKIPQNLVLQLKPGGRMVVPVGNDKLQTMTLIEKFTDEDIRITEHGTFSFVPMLPGRVS
- a CDS encoding Gfo/Idh/MocA family oxidoreductase, which encodes MFGMSIRIHMIRAGIYGASAATRKHIEQLLSDSRFTITGISGIPEENAAALAGDYDLPFFADEARLVEQSDLIDITCCNASALQLALFAVRNFRYVFLDGTIDWNPEDIRALLKLAREAGVRVGVRHLKRQRKVFQNAKKYIRQPQLIEMQVSVQDSPSCEVPLYNVLFQSVDLLALLNPSHVKKMFAKAVSMGDGSVGAVDATVHFDNGTVGHVVFNRLLAKETDTVQVFSPEGALKIDFLNNLAGFLPYRSSSRYTIPSLETTAEPVSETLYHLMANHPHGELTLLEEIYPSAVLARQILSMIYQQVS